From the genome of Sphingopyxis sp. DBS4:
GGGCTCCAGCGATATGACGCCGGCAAGGGCTGGTCGGGACCGATCGCGCGGATCGAGGTCGACGATCAGTGGCAGAGCCGTCTCGCGTCGAGTTTCATCGGCATCGACTATGACAATTGGCGGGTTGCGGCGGTGCTGTCGAAATCGGCCGGCGGCGCGCGGATCGGCTTTGCGAACGGCGATACCGGCACGCTTCCGGCAGGCGCAGCCGCGCTCGGTTATCGCAAGACCGGCGGCAGTGCCTTTTCGGCGATGCGCCCCGGCGACCTGATCGCGGTCAAGGCGACCGCACCGGGCGTTTATCAGCTCCGCAATATCCCCGAAGTGTCGGGCGGCATGGTCGTCGAAAGCCCGCATTCGGGGCGCATCTATGCGATGCAGGGCGGCTTCGACGTCCGCCTGTCGCCCTTCAACCGTGCGACGCAGGCCGAGCGTCAGCCTGGCTCGACGATCAAGCCCTTCGTCTACGCAACCGCGCTCGACAACGGCATGACCCCGGCGACGATGATCGTCGATGGGCCCTTCTGCGTCTATCAGGGCGCGAACCTCGGCAACAAATGCTTCCGCAACTTCGGCGGCGGCGGCGGGTCCGGCGAGCATACGATGCGCTGGGGTCTCGAACAGTCGCGCAACCTGATGACGGTGCGCACCGCGAGCCAGATCGGGATGGAACCGATCGTCGAGACGATCAAGACGATGGGCATCGGCAAGCACGAACCCTATCTGTCGACCGCGCTCGGCGCCGGGACGACGACGGTCGAGCGGATGACCAACGCCTTTTCGATGCTCGCGAACCACGGCCGCGAATTGAAACCGCGGCTAATCGACTATGCGCAGGACCGGCGCGGCAAGGTGATCTTTCCGAAGAACTGGCGTCCGTGCGATGGCTGTAATGCCAAGGATTGGGACGGGCGTCCGATGCCGCGCTTCGCGCCGTCGGGCAAGCAACTCATGGATCCGCTGACCGCCTATCAGGTCGTCCATATGCTTGAAGGCGTCGTCCAGCGCGGCACCGCAGTGCGGCTGCGCGATCTCGGCGTGCCGCTGTTCGGCAAGACCGGGACGACCACCGGACCGAATGACGTCTGGTTCGTGGGTGGTTCGCCCGACGTCGTCGCCGGCGTCTATATCGGCTTCGACAAGCCGCGGAGCATGGGCGGCTATGCGCAGGGCGGCAGCTTTGCGGCGCCGATCTTCAAGGATTTCTTCCTCGGCGCCTTGGCGGACGCGCCCCCGGTGCCGTTCACGGCGCCGAAGGGTATCCGGATGGTGCGCATCGACCGCCAGTCGGGCCGCCGCGTCTATGGAAGCTGGCCGGGCACCGATCCGAAAGCGGCGATCATCTGGGAGGCCTTCAAGCCCGAAAGCGAGCCGCGACGGACGATCCGCGAAGAGGAAATCAAGCCGGTCAAGACGCCGAAACGCCAAGATACACCCGTCCAGCAGGGCAATGGCCGGCGCACCGATGCCGACTTCCTCGACGATCGCGGCGGGATCATCTGACGCTTGTCTATGGCGCGCCAGCCTTTATGGCCGGTGCTCGACCGAATTTCAGGAGCAATACCATGCGCGCCGAAGCGCAGGATCATGTCGATACCATCAACGCCGCGCTGGCGCTGCTGCGCCGATTCCTCGACTGGGATCGCGCGGTGCGCCGCCTCGATGAATTGAACGCGAAGGTCGAGGATCCGACGCTGTGGGATAGCCCCAAGGCGGCGCAGGAGGTCATGCGCGAACGCCGCCGTCTCGACGAGGCGATTACCGCGACGCGCGCGATCGAGAAAGAGCGCGATGATACCGTCGAACTGATCGAATTGGCCGAGATGGAAGGCGACGAGGCGCTGGTCGACGATGCCGTCGCCAGCCTCGCGGCGCTCGCCGCCCGCGCCGAGGATGACAAGATCAAGGCGCTGCTCGCGGGCGAGGCCGACAGCTACGACTGCTATATCGAGGTTCATGCCGGTGCCGGCGGCACCGAAAGCCAGGACTGGGCCGAGATGCTCCAGCGCATGTACAGCCGCTGGGCCGAAAAGCGTGGCATGAAGGTCGAGCTGATCGAATATCAGGCGGGCGACCAGGCGGGGATCAAGTCGGCGACGATGCTGGTCAAGGGCGAGAACGCCTATGGCTATGCCAAGACCGAAAGCGGCGTCCACCGCCTCGTCCGCATCTCGCCCTACGACAGCTCGGCGCGTCGTCACACCAGCTTCTCGTCGGTGTGGGTCTATCCGGTGATCGACGACAATATCGAGATCGAGATCAAGGAAAGCGACCTCAAGATCGATACCTATCGCGCCTCGGGCGCGGGCGGGCAGCACGTCAACACGACCGATTCGGCGGTGCGCATCACCCATATGCCCACCGGCATCGTCGTCGCGTCGCAGATCGACCGCTCGCAGCACAAGAACCGCGCGACCGCGATGGGCATGCTGAAGGCGCGCCTGTACGAAGCTGAGCTGCAGAAGCGCGAGGCCGAGGCATCGGGCGAATATCAGGCGAAGACCGAGATCGGCTGGGGCCACCAGATTCGATCCTATGTCCTCCAACCCTATCAGCTGGTGAAGGATTTGCGCACCGGCGTGACCTCGACCGCGCCCGGCGACGTGCTCGACGGCGCGCTCGATCCGTTCATGGCGGCGGCGCTGTCGCAGAAGGTGACGGGCGAAAAGGTCGAGGTGGAGGACATCGACTGATGATCCGCCGCGCGGCCTTGCTTGCCGCGCTGGCGGCGCTGTCGCTCGGCGGCTGCGACAATCCGTGGAGCAGCGACAGCGACCGCCCCGAAACCGCGCGCGAGTTTCCGCCCGCCGACCGGCCGGTTGCGCCGATCACCTCGACCAAATGGTCGACCGAGGAAGCGCGCGACCGCGTCAACGAGGCCGACGACATCATGGATTCGGCCGACGTCCGCCCCGGCATGACGGTGGCCGACATCGGCGCGGGTGACGGCTATTATACCGTGCGCCTGGCGCCGCGGGTCGGCGCCACGGGCCGCGTCCTCGCGCAGGACATCCAGCCCGAGGTGATCGAGCGGCTTGCCGACCGCGTTGCGCGCGAGCGACTCGACAATGTCTCGCTGAAACTCGGCGCGGTCGACGATCCGCGGCTGCCCGCGGGCAGCTTCGACCGCGTCTTCATGGTCCATATGTATCACGAAATCGGCGAGCCCTACGCCTTCCTGTGGCGGCTGCGTCCGGCGCTTCGCAAGGGCGGACAGGTGATCGTCGTCGACGGCGACCGCCCGATCGCACAGCACGGCACGCCCTTCCGCCTGCTCGTCTGCGAGTTCGAGGCGGTGGGCTACAAGCTCGTCTCCTATGACGACAAGGCGCACGCCGGGGGCTATCTCGCGCGCTTCGTTCCCTACGGCAAGCGGCCCGCGCCCGACGCGATCACCGTGTGCAAGAATCCGTAAATCGCCGCCGTCAGAATATGGGTGTGTCCCCGCCTTCGCGGGGGAACGGCTCAATATAAGGCGTGAGTCAAAAGACGACCAACTGATCGTCCGCGCCTGCTTCGGCCAGAAAACTCACCAGCCCGCCCGCACGGATATCCGGCACCAACTCGCTCGCCCTCATGCCGGCAAGCGCCATGCCCGACTGGCAGACGATCAGCCGCACGCCCATTGCCATCGCCTCGGCGATCAGCGACGCGAGGTCGGGCTGGCCGGCGGCCCGGCGCGCGGGGTCGCCGTCGAACGAAACGGGGGCGCGGAGCAATGCCGCGGCCTCGCCTTGCAGAAAGACGCGCGTGGGGCGTCCCAGCGCGCTCGCCGCGGCCGCGGTTTCGAGCGCGGCATAGAAGCGGCCGCCGTCGGCCGCGGCGACGATAAGGCTCAACCCCCGCATATCGGACACTCCGGTTCCTTGGCGACCGTGACCTCGCGCCAGCGTCGGTCGAGCATGTCGAGGATCGCCAGCCGGCCCGTCAGCGCCCGGCCCCAGCCGGTGAGCGCGCGCACTGCTTCGAGCGCCGCCATCGTCCCGACCATCCCCGCGAGCGCGCCCATCACCCCCTGCTCGGCGCAATTGATGCCGGGACGGTCGGGATCGTCGCCGACGAGGCAGGCATAGCAGGGGCTGTCGGCGCGCCAGCCTTCGTAAAGCGCGACCTGCCCCTCGAAGGCACCGATCGCGGCGGAGAGCAGGGGGATATGCAGCGCGACTGCGGCCGCGTTGACCGCGAGCCGGGTCGCGAAATTGTCGCAACCGTCGAGGATCAGGCCGGCACCCGCGAGTAGCGCCTCGGCATTGCCTGCATCGAGCCGTTCCGCCATCGCCACCGCTTCGACATGCGGGTTGATCCGCCGCGCGGCATCGGCTGCGACCTCGGCCTTCAGCCCGCCGAGGTCGGTGTCGGTGAAGAGCGGCTGGCGCTGGAGATTCGACAGCTCGATCCGGTCATGGTCGATGATCGTCAGCTTGCCGACTCCCGCGGCGGCCAGGTAGGTGATCGCCGGGCAGCCGATCCCGCCCGCGCCGATGATCGCGACATGGGCGCCCTTCAACTTCGCCTGTCCCGCGCCGCCGAAGGCGGGCAGGATGATCTGGCGCGCGTAGCGGTCGAGTTCGGCGTCGCTGAGCAAGGGCTATTCGCCCGGCGGGCGCATCTTCATCGCCGCGAGCGAGCCGACATTCTCGGGGATGTTGTCGTCCTCGATGGCTTCGTCGCTGGCAACCCCGGTCGAGCCGAAACCGCCCGTCCCGCGCGCGGTTTCGTCGAGCGTCTCGACCTCGGCGAAGGTGGCGCGCTGGACGGGGGCGGGGACGAGCTGCGCGATGCGGTCGCCGCGGGCGATCTCGAAATTATCGTCGGACAGGTTGGCAAGGATCACCTTCACCTCGCCGCGATAGTCGCTGTCGATCGTCCCCGGCGTGTTGAGGCAGGTGATGCCGTGCTTGAGTGCAAGGCCCGAACGCGGACGCACCTGCACTTCATAGCCGGGCGGGATCGCCATCGCGAAGCCGGTCGCGACCGCGTGGCGCGCGCCGGGGCGCAAGGTCAGCGTCTCGGCCGCGACGACGTCCATCCCAGCTGCGCCGTCGCTGGCATAGGCAGGCAGGGGCAGTCCGCCGCCGTTCGGCAGGCGCTGGATCGCGATTTCAATCATCGGAAGCGGGCAGGCGGGCGTCGAGCTCATCGGCGATCTTTTCCATCAATTTGCGGGCGACGGCATGTTTCGGCAGCCGGTCCCAACTGTCCACGCCAGCCTTGCTGACGATATGCACGCGGTTCGTTT
Proteins encoded in this window:
- a CDS encoding DsrE family protein, with the protein product MRGLSLIVAAADGGRFYAALETAAAASALGRPTRVFLQGEAAALLRAPVSFDGDPARRAAGQPDLASLIAEAMAMGVRLIVCQSGMALAGMRASELVPDIRAGGLVSFLAEAGADDQLVVF
- a CDS encoding penicillin-binding protein 1A — protein: MPSETMSHFRYRLRRDGNAAISWFREMWLRRWFRWLGYLAGAGLLALILGWIVFARNLPSVDQLRDYEPPLPTMVRDAEGKPVHSYARERRVQLEYSEYPPLLVRAYLAAEDRTFFEHGGIDYPGIVSAIITNLTNSGRPIGASTITQQVAKNLLLTNEVSYTRKIREAILAKRIEAALTKEQILELYLNEIPLGRRSFGVQAAARAYFDKDVDQLALHEMAFLAILPKAPETYGRARNAEKAMARRNFVLSEMFRNGWITAAQRDAAQAMPLGLSETGNKAVAQVGGYYMEEVRRQLIDQFGETPDDGPLSVYGGGLWVRTAYDGKMQDAATSALRKGLQRYDAGKGWSGPIARIEVDDQWQSRLASSFIGIDYDNWRVAAVLSKSAGGARIGFANGDTGTLPAGAAALGYRKTGGSAFSAMRPGDLIAVKATAPGVYQLRNIPEVSGGMVVESPHSGRIYAMQGGFDVRLSPFNRATQAERQPGSTIKPFVYATALDNGMTPATMIVDGPFCVYQGANLGNKCFRNFGGGGGSGEHTMRWGLEQSRNLMTVRTASQIGMEPIVETIKTMGIGKHEPYLSTALGAGTTTVERMTNAFSMLANHGRELKPRLIDYAQDRRGKVIFPKNWRPCDGCNAKDWDGRPMPRFAPSGKQLMDPLTAYQVVHMLEGVVQRGTAVRLRDLGVPLFGKTGTTTGPNDVWFVGGSPDVVAGVYIGFDKPRSMGGYAQGGSFAAPIFKDFFLGALADAPPVPFTAPKGIRMVRIDRQSGRRVYGSWPGTDPKAAIIWEAFKPESEPRRTIREEEIKPVKTPKRQDTPVQQGNGRRTDADFLDDRGGII
- a CDS encoding HesA/MoeB/ThiF family protein, producing the protein MLSDAELDRYARQIILPAFGGAGQAKLKGAHVAIIGAGGIGCPAITYLAAAGVGKLTIIDHDRIELSNLQRQPLFTDTDLGGLKAEVAADAARRINPHVEAVAMAERLDAGNAEALLAGAGLILDGCDNFATRLAVNAAAVALHIPLLSAAIGAFEGQVALYEGWRADSPCYACLVGDDPDRPGINCAEQGVMGALAGMVGTMAALEAVRALTGWGRALTGRLAILDMLDRRWREVTVAKEPECPICGG
- a CDS encoding class I SAM-dependent methyltransferase, whose protein sequence is MIRRAALLAALAALSLGGCDNPWSSDSDRPETAREFPPADRPVAPITSTKWSTEEARDRVNEADDIMDSADVRPGMTVADIGAGDGYYTVRLAPRVGATGRVLAQDIQPEVIERLADRVARERLDNVSLKLGAVDDPRLPAGSFDRVFMVHMYHEIGEPYAFLWRLRPALRKGGQVIVVDGDRPIAQHGTPFRLLVCEFEAVGYKLVSYDDKAHAGGYLARFVPYGKRPAPDAITVCKNP
- the prfB gene encoding peptide chain release factor 2, with the protein product MRAEAQDHVDTINAALALLRRFLDWDRAVRRLDELNAKVEDPTLWDSPKAAQEVMRERRRLDEAITATRAIEKERDDTVELIELAEMEGDEALVDDAVASLAALAARAEDDKIKALLAGEADSYDCYIEVHAGAGGTESQDWAEMLQRMYSRWAEKRGMKVELIEYQAGDQAGIKSATMLVKGENAYGYAKTESGVHRLVRISPYDSSARRHTSFSSVWVYPVIDDNIEIEIKESDLKIDTYRASGAGGQHVNTTDSAVRITHMPTGIVVASQIDRSQHKNRATAMGMLKARLYEAELQKREAEASGEYQAKTEIGWGHQIRSYVLQPYQLVKDLRTGVTSTAPGDVLDGALDPFMAAALSQKVTGEKVEVEDID